Genomic DNA from uncultured Vibrio sp.:
TGCACGTATGGCTGGTGCTGGCCGTATCATCGGTGTCGATATCAATGAGAGTAAATTCGATCTTGCCAAACAACTTGGTGCAACTGATGTGATCAACCCTCAAAAATTCGATAAGCCAATTCAGGAAGTCATTGTTGAAATGACAGATGGCGGCGTTGATTTCTCGTTTGAATGTATCGGTAACGTCAACGTGATGCGTCAAGCGCTGGAATGCTGTCACAAAGGCTGGGGCGAATCCGTCATCATTGGTGTAGCAGGTGCTGGCCAAGAGATTTCTACCCGTCCATTCCAACTTGTGACTGGCCGCGTATGGCGAGGCAGTGCGTTTGGTGGCGTGAAGGGCCGCTCTGAGCTACCAGAAATTGTAGAAAAATACATGGCGGGTGAATTCGGTCTGCAAGAATTCATTACTCACACAATGGGACTTGAAGACGTGAATGAAGCGTTTGACCTGATGCACGAAGGTAAGAGTATCCGTAGTGTGATTCACATGGACAAATAATATCGCTGCAGGCTCTCCTTAGGGAGAGCCTTATTGTATCTGTTAAATCTAATTTCTGCTGCTTGAGAGTTTATTCATGATGATTGAAAACGTTAGTCAGACCAAAGTTTTTGGTGGCTGGCACAAACAATACACACACGAATCCAGTTCACTTAACTGCCAAATGCGCTTCGCTATTTTTTTGCCGCCAAACGCGACAAAATCTCACCCGGTCCCGGTCCTATATTGGTTATCCGGTCTCACCTGTAGCGATGAAAACTTCATGCAGAAAGCTGGCGCATTTCGTATGGCGGCAGAACTTGGCATCGCCATTGTTGCTCCTGACACCAGCCCTCGCGGAGAAGGTGTGGCAGATGATGAAAATTACGACCTCGGTCAGGGAGCTGGTTTTTATCTTAATGCAACTCAGGCACCTTGGTCACAGCACTACTTCATGTATGACTACATCACCAAAGAACTCCCAGCAATCATTGAAAACAATTTCCCGGTTTCTGATGTGAAGTCTATTTCTGGCCACAGCATGGGCGGGCATGGTGCACTGACTATCGGCTTAAAGAATGCAGATCAGTATCGCTCAATCTCAGCCTTTAGCCCTATCAGTAACCCTATGCAGTGTCCTTGGGGTCAAAAGGCCTTTACTGCTTATTTGGGTACCGAGATCGAAAACTGGAAGCAATATGATGCGAGTGAGCTACTCAAGCAAGCTCAATCACCTTTGGCTATTCTGGTGGATCAGGGAGACGCCGATGGGTTCCTGAGTGAACAGCTTAAACCTGAAGTTCTCATGGCTGCAGCAAACAAGCATGACTCAGAATTAACGCTTCGAATGCAACCAGGTTATGATCACAGTTATTACTTCATCTCAAGCTTTATTGATGACCATTTGAACTTTCATGCCAAGTATTTGTTCGAGTAAGTAAAAAAAGATAACGTAAGAATAAAGCCACCCTGACTAAGGTGGCTTTATCTTTTTGAATATATATTCATTATTCACAAATATTAGTAAATTTAAAAAATTCGTGTTAAATGTTAATTTGATTCCAACAATGACCCATTGATAATTAGACCTATTTGTATTATATGGTACTGAAAATACGCTAAGAGCCCTCATATCCCTACAATCACAGCACTTCATCGCTCATTTATTTAAGAAGTCACCCAATAACCTTGACGTAAAGTAAGCGTGAGGTTACTTTTCAAACACGATATATTTTTGCAACCTTATCCATTTATTCAAATCATCAAAAACTTAAAAAACTACCGCTAGTGTCGCTTACTCTAGCTCAAAAAAAGAATAAAACTCCAAAATGAATAGAATGAAAAAGATACTCGTATTAGGCTTGCTGTGTTTTGCCCCCCTCATTTCTGCACATACCGTTTCATTTAGTAACGGTCCGCAAAAATCCAGTATTACGCTGGAGTTAGAAGAAATTCAGTCGTTACCCTCAACCACTTACACCACCGAATTACCCTGGAGTAACGGGGAGTCAGAGTATACCGGTGTAAAACTGAGTACCTTACTAACTCACGTGTACGGTGATATTCCAGAAAAAATCGATATCGGTGGTTTAAACAATTACCACGCGGTTGTTACTCGGCCAGATATTGTTAAATATCAACCGATACTGGCCTATCAAAAAGACCAACATTACATAAAGATCAGAGACAAAGGCCCATATTGGATTGTATATCCGCTAAACCTGTACCCAGAATTAAATCGCTCGGCATACCATGCTCAAATGGTCTGGCAGGTGAATAATATTAAATTGATAAAGAAATAATGAAGTTATCAGACACCTACCCAATTATAGCCCAAAAGTGGCGATATACGACACTCAGCAAAGCACTGCTGTTAGTCTTTGCTACCTCTTTATTACTTGCAAATGTCATGTTGCTTCAACAAACTCGTGCATTAGCGCAAAACTTTACTGATGAGCAAAAGCAAGCCACGTGGTTTTTGTTTCAGCTTTCTAAAGAACTGTCTGAACTGGTTGGGGAAGCACGTAGGCTCGATGACAACATTCAAGATATCAATGGAGCAGAGCTGCAGTATGAACTCGCATGGAGTCGCTTTGATTTACTCATCAACAGTGATGACGCATACACTTTCTTTTCGCGTAACAATATCCAGCAGTATTTTGTAGAACTCTTCGAACAGTTTAAAGATCTGGAACCTTTTCTTGTCGAGGCGAGAACCGGCGATCGTCAAGCAGCAGCTCAGTTTTATCGCTCAACTCAAACGCTGTACTTGGACTTAGTGGATTTTGTAAATCAAAACTTCCGACTCACCAGCAAAGTATATGAGGCACAAAAAGGTGAAACACAGCGACTAGTACAAGCACAATATATGCTGTTTGCGACGTTTGTTTTATCGACACTCTCACTTATTTACTTCTTTTACCGCGAATCAAGTTTCCACAGAAAATTGGCCCTCAGCGATCCTCTAACTAGGCTTGGCAACCGAAGTGCGCTGTTTGTGACGCTTAGAAAAAACATGCAACAAAAAAAAACGTTTTACCTTTGTATTCTGGACTTAAACGGATTTAAAAAGATAAATGATACTCACGGGCATCAAGCAGGCGACAAAGTTTTACGTGCTATCGCTAGTCGGCTAACGTCGATGGAGATCAATTATTTTACCACTTACCGAATGGGTGGTGATGAATTCGCTATCGTCGTTGAGGACAAAGTCATCGATGAAGATGAAATCAAACAGCATATTAATGCCGTGTTTGATGATCCTGTCCTAAAAGCGGAAAACGCCTATCAGCTTTCGACCAGCATTGGTATCGCGCGATATCCGATGGATAGCGACAATATAGACTTTCTTATCAATATCGCCGATAAGCGCATGTATAAGATGAAATTCCACCGATAGAACAGAGTTAACGCTCATTCATATAAAAGCCCCGCTCTTCAACAAGCGGGGCTTTTGCATTACCAGTGGGGATGAGTCCACCTAGTCGGACAGAAATTTCTCTTTCAGCACAGCGAGTACGCCAGACTCCTGGTTGCTTGGCGCAGAAAAACGGGCGACTTTCTTAATCTCTTCATGGGCATTGGCCACCGCATACGAGTGTTCACTCACTTGCAGCATCTCCAAATCATTCAGGTAATCACCAAACGTCATGGTCTCTGCGGGCGTAAAATTCATGGTTTGTTGCAGATACTCAATGGCCGCTCCTTTGGAGGCTTTTGCGTTCATCACATCTAACCAAATTTTTGCACTGACCACCACTTTGTGTGAGTCACCAAACTGGCTGTTCATCGACGGGAACACTAGCTCCTCTGAGCCTTCAAAATGGCAAATTGCCACTTTAATAAACTCATCATCAACTTCCAGCAAATCATCCACGTTTTCACAACGATGGTAGTACTTTTGAAACTCTTCCAACGTCTTTTGATCTTGAATCTCGATATAAGCCGAGCGCTTACCACACAGAACAATGTGCGCCCCTTCAATACAGCGCGCAGCTTTCACTATCTCAGCGACTTCAGGTTTCGGAATCGTACAGCTATAGAGCTCTTTATCTTTGTGTATCACTAAAGTGCCATTTTCTGCCACGTACAGAATGCGGTCTTGAATCGGAGCGAAAGTGTCACGCAAGCTATAGTACTGACGACCAGAGGCAGCCGAAAACATAATCCCTTTTTCTTCTAATCGTAAAAACACATCGAAGAACTCAGGGTCTAAACGACCGTACTGATCGAGTAACGTGCCGTCCATATCGGAGGCGATAAATTTAATGCTAGCTTGTGACATGAACTAAGACTCTAATTAGGGAAGGAAAACTGCGATTACGTTTAAGGTACAGGATCGTGAGTGAATCTCAAGTACCGTTGTTAATATAGCAATCCTGATTCAAACAGGTACAATCCTCGCTCGATTTTTATGCTCGCGGATACACACCATGCACTCGCCTGAACATTGTTTTACTCGTTTTACTGCCGATATTTCTGGTTATGAGTTACCAAAGCAGTTTACGTTTCCGTTCTATTACACACCACATCCTCTATGCGTATTAGCCGCTGAACAGCTGCAACAACACTTACTCACGCAAAGCGACTTTGAACATGACTTCGGACTAGAGGATGAGCAAGCGGGACGCGGCAAAATGTTCGGGGTACTTTTGGTGCAAAATACAAAAGGCGAGTTAGGTTATCTCAGTGCTTTCTCCGGTAAAATCGCCGATCAAAACTTGCTGCCTGGGTTTGTACCGCCAGTGTATGACATGCTGGCAGATGAAGGTTTTTTCCGTGCAGAAACCGACGCCATCAATGCTATCAATACCGACTGCAAACAGTTTGCGGCAAACCCAGAGTTCATTGAACTAAAAGCAGAGATTCAAGCGGATCGCGCCACATACCAGCGAGCAGAGCATACGCAACGCCAAGTCATGATAGAAGGTCGCGCGAATCGAAAACTTCAGCGTAAACAGGGTGAACAAACACTGAATCCCGATGAACTACAAACCTTGTTAGACGAGTTGGGTAAACAAAGTGTGGCTGAGAAAAACACACTCAAATACCTCAAGATGGCGTGGGAGGAAAAACTGACAGTGAAAGAGCAGCGTTTAGCCGCTTTAAAACGCCAACTATCAGACCTTAAACAGCGCCGTAAAACACTATCTAATGCCCTGCAGCACAAACTGCACAAACAATACCGATTTCTTAACGGCTTAGACGAAGAACGGGATTTAGTGGATATTTTTGCCAACACCAATAATCCAGTGCCACCAGCAGGCGCAGGTGAATGTGCCGCGCCGAAACTGCTTCAATACGCGTTTAAACATGGCTTTAAACCTTTGGCGCTTGCTGAGTTCTGGTGGGGGGAGTCGCCAAAGTCCGAAGTACGCCAGCACAAAAAGTTTTACCCATCATGCAACAGTAAGTGCCAACCGATACTGGGGCATATGTTGCAAGGGATGAACGTCGAACCAAACCCGCTGGCTGAAAATTGGGCAGAAGATAAAGAGCTGGAAATTCTGTTTCAGGACCAGGCCATGGTCGTCGTAAACAAGCCATCAGGTTTGCTTTCTGTACCGGGAAAAACCATCAAAGATTCGGCGTACACAAGGCTACAGACGATGTTCCCTGACGTTGAAGGGCCTTTTGTTATTCATCGTTTAGACATGGCGACATCAGGCATTTTGGTATTTGCGCTGACCAAACGCGCCAATAAGAGCTTACAGAAGCAGTTCATGGCTCGCGGCGTACAAAAACGCTATATGGCTTTGCTGGAAGGTGAACTCAAGGATTGCGAGGGTGACATCTCATTACCCATGCGCGGCGACCCAGAAGATCGCCCGCGCCAATTGGTGTGCTTTGAGCATGGTAAACCAGCAGAGACGCACTGGCAGTTGATTGAAGTCAAAAACGGCCGTAGCAAGGTATACATGTACCCTAAAACTGGCCGTACTCACCAACTGCGCGTCCACAGTGCGCATCACATGGGCTTAAATATGCCTATGGTTGGTGATGGCCTGTATGGCGAAAAGGCGAATCGCTTGCACCTGCATGCTGAAATGCTGGAGCTGGATCATCCATACAGCAAAGAACGCATGAGCTTCCATGCGGATTGTGAATTTTAAACCCGGTAAGGTTAAATATAGGGATAGTAAAAAGGCACTGAATTCAGTGCCTTTTACGTTTCAGACCAAGAATGGGTAACCTCATCCCTATCGGTAATGACTCATTTAACTGACTTTAAATTTGGTCCACACTTGTGAGCGCCAACGCTTAGCCATGATGATGCCGCGAACCCATTCATCTAACGCAATCGCCATCCAGGCCCCCATTACGCCGTAGCCCATATGAATACCAAAAAGGTAAGAAAACAGCACGCCTAACCCCCACATGCTCAAAATGCCAATCTGTACCGGGAATTTGATGTCGCCAGCACCTTTTAAACCAGCAATGAAGATCAGGTTAAATACACGCCCGGCTTCCAACAGAATAGAACCCAGAACCAATGAGCCGGCCAGAGCAAGGATTTCAGGCTGGTCAGTAAACACTCGGAGAATTTCTTCTCTAAACAGGTAGATCATTGTTGTCGCAGCCGTAGAGGCAACAAAGCCAACCAAGAAATAAACCTGAAGACGTTTGAGGATGCTGCTCACCCAGCCCTTACCAATGTAATAACCCGTTTGAATTTGTGCTGCCTGTCCAATCGCAAGAGCAAAGGCAAAGGAAAAACGCGCTATGTTCTGCGCATAAGTAAATGCCGCCAGTGATGCTGTGCCCATCTGTACCACAAAGTAAACGATACAGATTTGAGCGACGTTGTAAGACAGCACCTCACCTGCATTCATACCACCTATTTTTAAGATTTTTTTATAGATATCAGCAGGTACTTGCTTCATCGTCGACATTGGCATTTCGATGTTGGTTCGGTTCAAAATAAACACTAACATCAATGTACCAACGACTTGGCTCACAACGGTTGCAACAGCCACGCCCTCTACGCCATAAACAGGCAAACCAAACGGCTGATACAAGGCGATGTAGTTACCTGCAATGTTTAACACGCCACTGAGCAGGTTAACCACCATTGGGGACCGAGAGTAGCCATGACTGCGCAGAATCGTGGTAAGTACAATACCAATGGTAACGTTGAACGTCATCACGCCACTGATGAGCAAATATTCCCGAGCGAACTGCTCGACCTGAGCTTCAAGCCCATAATATGGTAAGAAGAATATCGCACCAAGTACCGCTATCACGCTGAGTAAAATACCCACAATCACCGACAAAACAATACTCGCGACACCGACATCGACCGAGTCTTTCTCTCGGTCTGCGCCGTTGTACTGAGCAATTAAAATGCCGGTACCGCTACTGACAAATGTTGAGACAACGATGAGAAAAAACGTCAATTGGGTGATAACCCCAACAGCCGACACCGCCTTATCTGAGTAGCTACTCAACATGAATACATCACTGGTTCCTAAAGCCGTCCTTAGCAAAATTTCCACGAGTATCGGCCAAGCTAATGTCACGATGGACATACGCTGGTTGATTTTCTGGCTTTTAGGCATAGTTGATAAACCTTCACACAATGAAAAACTGCTTCACAGAAAAGCCGTGAAGCAGTTTATAAGAATAACAATTGGGACTTGTGGATTGACCCAACAAATACGTGGTAGCGCAAATTCTATTCGCATTCAGCACACAACAACAACAGAATTTCATCGCTCAGGGTAATATTTTCTATCTCACGATGGTATTCATTGACAGTATGAAAGGCGGTTTCTTCAAGTATAATAAAAACAATAACTTAAGAGCGCATAGCCACCAACGCTAGACATCATCTTCATTTCAAAAATCTAACGTTAATTCAATCACTCATCGTCACATTCAAAATGATTTACATCACAGATAACCGAACTTTTATTCTATCTGCCGTTCAGTTAACCACTAGAATAAAGGGAAAACGATTAAGTAAGGATAGAAGATGTCGACACTGGCTGGAGCACGTTTAGAAGAAATGGCGGATATCCGCGCAACAAGAAAAAAGAAGATTGTTTTTGTATGCTCCAGTATCGCTGCCACCTGCCTAGTGTATGGTGCACTCGTTCAAGCGTTGGAAGAACAGTGGGGGCTGTGTTTGCTCCATTCTCTATCTGCGGTAGCCTGCTTTGCGATTGGCTATATGATAAAAGTACAAAAGCATCACCAGTATGCCGACTTGCTATTAAGCTCGGTGCTCATGTTAGAAGGTTTACTGCTGCTACTTTTTAATGATGCTCCTTCAGGAAAAATGTTATGGCTGTACCCGATCGTCGCGACACTCATTCTTATCAACGAGTTTAAAGTCGGACTGCTCTTTAGCTGCACCTACATATTCTTTATTTTTTTCGGCATCACTTTTCTGGATAGATTGCCAACGGCCAGTCCGATGATTGAACGTCGGTTTATGTTAACCTTGATAGCCATTGCCTTCGTCTGTCACACATTTTCTTATTACTACGCCAAAGTTCTGAATTACATTCAAACCCTCTACCGAGAAGGTATTGAAGAGCTGGCCTATTTTGACCAACTCA
This window encodes:
- a CDS encoding HAD family hydrolase; translated protein: MSQASIKFIASDMDGTLLDQYGRLDPEFFDVFLRLEEKGIMFSAASGRQYYSLRDTFAPIQDRILYVAENGTLVIHKDKELYSCTIPKPEVAEIVKAARCIEGAHIVLCGKRSAYIEIQDQKTLEEFQKYYHRCENVDDLLEVDDEFIKVAICHFEGSEELVFPSMNSQFGDSHKVVVSAKIWLDVMNAKASKGAAIEYLQQTMNFTPAETMTFGDYLNDLEMLQVSEHSYAVANAHEEIKKVARFSAPSNQESGVLAVLKEKFLSD
- a CDS encoding GGDEF domain-containing protein, yielding MKLSDTYPIIAQKWRYTTLSKALLLVFATSLLLANVMLLQQTRALAQNFTDEQKQATWFLFQLSKELSELVGEARRLDDNIQDINGAELQYELAWSRFDLLINSDDAYTFFSRNNIQQYFVELFEQFKDLEPFLVEARTGDRQAAAQFYRSTQTLYLDLVDFVNQNFRLTSKVYEAQKGETQRLVQAQYMLFATFVLSTLSLIYFFYRESSFHRKLALSDPLTRLGNRSALFVTLRKNMQQKKTFYLCILDLNGFKKINDTHGHQAGDKVLRAIASRLTSMEINYFTTYRMGGDEFAIVVEDKVIDEDEIKQHINAVFDDPVLKAENAYQLSTSIGIARYPMDSDNIDFLINIADKRMYKMKFHR
- a CDS encoding pseudouridine synthase, which produces MHSPEHCFTRFTADISGYELPKQFTFPFYYTPHPLCVLAAEQLQQHLLTQSDFEHDFGLEDEQAGRGKMFGVLLVQNTKGELGYLSAFSGKIADQNLLPGFVPPVYDMLADEGFFRAETDAINAINTDCKQFAANPEFIELKAEIQADRATYQRAEHTQRQVMIEGRANRKLQRKQGEQTLNPDELQTLLDELGKQSVAEKNTLKYLKMAWEEKLTVKEQRLAALKRQLSDLKQRRKTLSNALQHKLHKQYRFLNGLDEERDLVDIFANTNNPVPPAGAGECAAPKLLQYAFKHGFKPLALAEFWWGESPKSEVRQHKKFYPSCNSKCQPILGHMLQGMNVEPNPLAENWAEDKELEILFQDQAMVVVNKPSGLLSVPGKTIKDSAYTRLQTMFPDVEGPFVIHRLDMATSGILVFALTKRANKSLQKQFMARGVQKRYMALLEGELKDCEGDISLPMRGDPEDRPRQLVCFEHGKPAETHWQLIEVKNGRSKVYMYPKTGRTHQLRVHSAHHMGLNMPMVGDGLYGEKANRLHLHAEMLELDHPYSKERMSFHADCEF
- a CDS encoding MATE family efflux transporter, which produces MPKSQKINQRMSIVTLAWPILVEILLRTALGTSDVFMLSSYSDKAVSAVGVITQLTFFLIVVSTFVSSGTGILIAQYNGADREKDSVDVGVASIVLSVIVGILLSVIAVLGAIFFLPYYGLEAQVEQFAREYLLISGVMTFNVTIGIVLTTILRSHGYSRSPMVVNLLSGVLNIAGNYIALYQPFGLPVYGVEGVAVATVVSQVVGTLMLVFILNRTNIEMPMSTMKQVPADIYKKILKIGGMNAGEVLSYNVAQICIVYFVVQMGTASLAAFTYAQNIARFSFAFALAIGQAAQIQTGYYIGKGWVSSILKRLQVYFLVGFVASTAATTMIYLFREEILRVFTDQPEILALAGSLVLGSILLEAGRVFNLIFIAGLKGAGDIKFPVQIGILSMWGLGVLFSYLFGIHMGYGVMGAWMAIALDEWVRGIIMAKRWRSQVWTKFKVS
- a CDS encoding oxidoreductase, with amino-acid sequence MKKILVLGLLCFAPLISAHTVSFSNGPQKSSITLELEEIQSLPSTTYTTELPWSNGESEYTGVKLSTLLTHVYGDIPEKIDIGGLNNYHAVVTRPDIVKYQPILAYQKDQHYIKIRDKGPYWIVYPLNLYPELNRSAYHAQMVWQVNNIKLIKK
- the fghA gene encoding S-formylglutathione hydrolase, with translation MMIENVSQTKVFGGWHKQYTHESSSLNCQMRFAIFLPPNATKSHPVPVLYWLSGLTCSDENFMQKAGAFRMAAELGIAIVAPDTSPRGEGVADDENYDLGQGAGFYLNATQAPWSQHYFMYDYITKELPAIIENNFPVSDVKSISGHSMGGHGALTIGLKNADQYRSISAFSPISNPMQCPWGQKAFTAYLGTEIENWKQYDASELLKQAQSPLAILVDQGDADGFLSEQLKPEVLMAAANKHDSELTLRMQPGYDHSYYFISSFIDDHLNFHAKYLFE
- a CDS encoding GGDEF domain-containing protein, whose product is MSTLAGARLEEMADIRATRKKKIVFVCSSIAATCLVYGALVQALEEQWGLCLLHSLSAVACFAIGYMIKVQKHHQYADLLLSSVLMLEGLLLLLFNDAPSGKMLWLYPIVATLILINEFKVGLLFSCTYIFFIFFGITFLDRLPTASPMIERRFMLTLIAIAFVCHTFSYYYAKVLNYIQTLYREGIEELAYFDQLTSLANRWSFETWAQQKLSKIDHFNTNGLTAVIFLDIDNFKLINDNYGHDVGDHVLKVFASRLKESIRLTGQTSPKNDYSIARFAGDEFVLLLHDVPNKESLDEVLKRIVNLFSNHSLDYDLINDITMSVGVAIYKQDANDLSELIRCADKAMYVAKHSGKNQYAYYEHCAQVEKLNNQQLHQPEIGEAY